A window of the Macrobrachium rosenbergii isolate ZJJX-2024 chromosome 43, ASM4041242v1, whole genome shotgun sequence genome harbors these coding sequences:
- the Cdk5 gene encoding cyclin-dependent kinase 5, with the protein MQKYEKLEKIGEGTYGTVFKAKNREAQEIVALKRVRLDDDDEGVPSSALREICLLKELKHKNIVRLHDVLHSDRKLTLVFEHCDQDLKKYFDSLNGEIDPDIVKSFMFQLLRGLEFCHSRNVLHRDLKPQNLLINKNGELKLADFGLARAFGIPVRCYSAEVVTLWYRPPDVLFGAKLYNTSIDMWSAGCIFAELANAGRPLFPGSDVDDQLKRIFKLLGTPTEDTWPGMTSLPDYKTFPLYQPTMSLAQVCPKLSSKGRDLAQRLLICNPAVRMSAEDAMNHSYFADLPPSIRNG; encoded by the exons GTACCTATGGCACTGTATTCAAGGCAAAAAACAGAGAGGCGCAAGAAATTGTTGCTTTGAAAAGAGTTCGACTAGATGATGACGATGAG GGTGTTCCATCATCTGCACTTCGAGAGATATGTCTTCTGAAGGAGCTGAAACACAAGAATATTGTACGACTTCATGATGTTTTACATTCAGACAGAAAGTTGACACTGGTTTTTGAACATTGTGACcaagatttgaaaaaatattttgatagtcTCAATGGTGAAATAGATCCTGATATAGTGAAATCTTTTAT gttccaacttttgaGAGGGCTAGAATTCTGTCACAGTCGAAATGTTCTTCATCGAGATCTGAAGCCTCAGAACCTCCTTATTAACAAG AATGGAGAATTGAAACTAGCAGATTTTGGCCTTGCTAGAGCTTTTGGTATTCCGGTAAGATGTTACTCAGCAGAGGTAGTCACATTATGGTATCGGCCACCAGATGTTCTCTTTGGAGCAAAATTATACAATACCTCTATTGATATGTGGTCAGCTGGTTGTATATTTGCTG AGTTGGCAAATGCTGGGAGACCACTGTTTCCAGGTAGTGATGTAGATGATCAGCTGAAGCGAATATTCAAACTTCTTGGCACGCCAACAGAAGACACATGGCCAGGGATGACTTCTCTTCCAGATTATAAAACTTTCCCCTTATATCAACCTACAATGTCATTAGCCCAAGTGTGCCCAAAACTTAGCAGTAAAGGTCGGGATTTGGCTCAG cgaCTCTTGATCTGCAACCCAGCAGTAAGAATGAGTGCAGAAGATGCTATGAATCATTCTTACTTCGCTGATCTTCCTCCTTCTATTCGTaatggttaa